From Macaca fascicularis isolate 582-1 chromosome 14, T2T-MFA8v1.1, a single genomic window includes:
- the FXYD6 gene encoding FXYD domain-containing ion transport regulator 6 isoform X2, whose translation MELVLVFLCSLLAPMVLASAEKEKEMDPFHYDYQTLRIGGLVFAVVLFSVGILLILSRRCKCSFNQKPRAPGDEEAQVENLITANATEPQKAEN comes from the exons ATGGAGTTGGTGCTGGTCTTCCTCTGCAGCCTGCTGGCCCCCATGGTCCTGGCCAGTG ctgagaaggagaaggaaatggaCCCTTTTCATTATG ATTACCAGACCCTGAGGATTGGGGGACTGGTGTTCGCTGTGGTCCTTTTCTCGGTTGGGATCCTCCTTATCCTAA GTCGCAGGTGCAAGTGCAGTTTCAATCAGAAGCCCCG GGCCCCAGGAGACGAGGAAGCCCAGGTGGAGAACCTCATCACCGCCAATG CAACAGAGCCCCAGAAAGCAGAGAACTGA
- the FXYD2 gene encoding sodium/potassium-transporting ATPase subunit gamma isoform X1, translated as MDRWYLGGSPKGDVDPFYYDYETVRNGGLIFAGLAFIVGLLILLSRRFRCGANKKRRQITEDEL; from the exons ATGGACAGGTGGTACCTGG GCGGCAGCCCCAAAGGGGATGTGGACCCATTCTACTATG ACTATGAGACTGTCCGCAATGGGGGCCTGATCTTCGCCGGGCTGGCCTTCATCGTGGGACTCCTCATCCTCCTCA gCAGAAGATTCCGCTGTGGGGCCAATAAGAAGCGCAG GCAAATCACTGAAGATGAGCTGTAA
- the FXYD2 gene encoding sodium/potassium-transporting ATPase subunit gamma isoform X4 has translation MTGLSMDGGGSPKGDVDPFYYDYETVRNGGLIFAGLAFIVGLLILLSRRFRCGANKKRRQITEDEL, from the exons ATGACTGGGTTGTCGATGGACGGTG GCGGCAGCCCCAAAGGGGATGTGGACCCATTCTACTATG ACTATGAGACTGTCCGCAATGGGGGCCTGATCTTCGCCGGGCTGGCCTTCATCGTGGGACTCCTCATCCTCCTCA gCAGAAGATTCCGCTGTGGGGCCAATAAGAAGCGCAG GCAAATCACTGAAGATGAGCTGTAA
- the FXYD2 gene encoding sodium/potassium-transporting ATPase subunit gamma isoform X3, with amino-acid sequence MVLATLRSQPPVARLDPWGSSGKGRTGNSSCSCGWPTIGDSSHPTSGSLPGGSPKGDVDPFYYDYETVRNGGLIFAGLAFIVGLLILLSRRFRCGANKKRRQITEDEL; translated from the exons ATGGTTTTAGCAACACTCCGTTCCCAGCCTCCCGTCGCCCGCTTGGACCCTTGGGGGTCCTCTGGGAAGGGAAGGACAGGGAATTCCAGCTGTTCCTGTGGCTGGCCCACCATTGGTGACTCCTCTCATCCCACCTCTGGCTCTCTCCCAGGCGGCAGCCCCAAAGGGGATGTGGACCCATTCTACTATG ACTATGAGACTGTCCGCAATGGGGGCCTGATCTTCGCCGGGCTGGCCTTCATCGTGGGACTCCTCATCCTCCTCA gCAGAAGATTCCGCTGTGGGGCCAATAAGAAGCGCAG GCAAATCACTGAAGATGAGCTGTAA
- the FXYD2 gene encoding sodium/potassium-transporting ATPase subunit gamma isoform X2, producing the protein MTGLSMDGGGSPKGDVDPFYYGKPGPLFTLPEPSGPLPPSSGLSQSQVHALCPLSPPVTTGCCGRAAGRDGCWERPPIPLFLPSLSRDYETVRNGGLIFAGLAFIVGLLILLSKWGGLQGRGAGRGTSILKAAEQAGFPESPRKG; encoded by the exons ATGACTGGGTTGTCGATGGACGGTG GCGGCAGCCCCAAAGGGGATGTGGACCCATTCTACTATGGTAAGCCTGGGCCCCTGTTCACCCTTCCTGAGCCCTCAGGACCCCTCCCACCAAGCAGCGGCCTCTCCCAGTCCCAGGTCCATGCTCTGTGCCCCTTATCTCCCCCCGTGACCACGGGCTGCTGCGGGCGGGCTGCGGGGAGAGATGGCTGCTGGGAGAGACCACCCATCCCACTCTTCTTGCCCTCTCTTTCCCGAGACTATGAGACTGTCCGCAATGGGGGCCTGATCTTCGCCGGGCTGGCCTTCATCGTGGGACTCCTCATCCTCCTCAGTAAGTGGGGTGGCCTCCAGGGAAGGGGTGCCGGCCGGGGCACGTCTATTCTCAAAGCCGCTGAGCAGGCTGGCTTTCCGGAGTCCCCAAGGAAGGGGTGA
- the FXYD6 gene encoding FXYD domain-containing ion transport regulator 6 isoform X1: protein MELVLVFLCSLLAPMVLASAAEKEKEMDPFHYDYQTLRIGGLVFAVVLFSVGILLILSRRCKCSFNQKPRAPGDEEAQVENLITANATEPQKAEN from the exons ATGGAGTTGGTGCTGGTCTTCCTCTGCAGCCTGCTGGCCCCCATGGTCCTGGCCAGTG cagctgagaaggagaaggaaatggaCCCTTTTCATTATG ATTACCAGACCCTGAGGATTGGGGGACTGGTGTTCGCTGTGGTCCTTTTCTCGGTTGGGATCCTCCTTATCCTAA GTCGCAGGTGCAAGTGCAGTTTCAATCAGAAGCCCCG GGCCCCAGGAGACGAGGAAGCCCAGGTGGAGAACCTCATCACCGCCAATG CAACAGAGCCCCAGAAAGCAGAGAACTGA